From Bradyrhizobium sp. NDS-1, the proteins below share one genomic window:
- a CDS encoding DUF3551 domain-containing protein, which yields MTARAQETILSKLFTLLSIVFAGLAGADYLSVAPAASTNAYGYCLQDHSSDTPKCSFDTLEQCIILISGRGGSCARHPWPSEGSAMAAD from the coding sequence ATGACGGCTCGAGCGCAGGAGACCATATTGAGCAAGCTCTTCACTCTCCTCTCGATTGTCTTCGCCGGCTTGGCTGGCGCAGACTACTTGAGCGTTGCACCGGCGGCTTCAACAAACGCCTACGGATACTGTCTTCAAGACCATTCCTCCGACACGCCGAAATGCAGCTTCGATACACTCGAGCAGTGCATCATCCTCATTTCCGGTCGCGGTGGGAGCTGCGCTCGCCACCCGTGGCCATCCGAGGGATCCGCCATGGCGGCGGACTGA
- a CDS encoding SDR family NAD(P)-dependent oxidoreductase → MSHEAMNSFAGKWALITGASSGFGLEFADLLAAQKVNLVLAARRQVPMEKLASDLRRKYGVDVLVEAIDLAAPGAASRLKSNLDAKSVAIDILLNNAGYGLHGDFLDTPIERTADMIQLNITTVTELTYLFGRDMAKRRSGHILLIASLLGFQAVPSYAAYAATKAYVLAFGEALHDELRPHGVVVTSLCPGHTATGFDAAAGATASGLLRLLTMKPRPVAETGIRALMQAKAMVIPGLANNMAAFSNRLTPRSMQRATMKKIMDA, encoded by the coding sequence ATGTCGCATGAAGCAATGAACAGCTTCGCCGGAAAATGGGCTCTGATCACGGGGGCCTCAAGCGGCTTCGGCCTTGAATTCGCAGATCTGCTGGCGGCGCAGAAGGTCAATCTCGTCTTGGCGGCCCGACGGCAGGTTCCCATGGAAAAGCTTGCCTCCGATCTCCGCCGCAAATACGGGGTGGATGTGCTGGTCGAGGCGATCGACCTTGCGGCGCCGGGCGCGGCTAGCCGCCTCAAGAGCAATCTCGACGCGAAGTCGGTGGCGATCGACATCTTGCTGAACAATGCCGGATACGGTTTGCACGGCGATTTTTTGGACACGCCAATCGAGCGCACCGCGGACATGATCCAGCTCAACATCACGACCGTCACGGAGCTGACCTATCTGTTCGGCCGGGACATGGCCAAGCGGCGATCCGGCCATATTCTTCTCATCGCCAGCCTTCTCGGCTTTCAGGCCGTTCCCAGTTACGCAGCCTATGCAGCAACCAAGGCTTATGTACTCGCTTTTGGCGAGGCCCTGCATGACGAACTCCGCCCTCACGGCGTGGTCGTCACCAGTCTCTGCCCTGGGCACACCGCGACGGGTTTCGATGCGGCTGCCGGCGCAACCGCCTCGGGCTTGCTGCGCCTCCTCACCATGAAGCCGCGTCCGGTCGCCGAGACGGGTATTCGGGCGCTCATGCAAGCAAAGGCCATGGTGATCCCGGGCCTGGCGAACAACATGGCTGCCTTTTCAAATCGCCTGACGCCGCGATCAATGCAAAGAGCCACTATGAAAAAGATAATGGACGCTTGA
- a CDS encoding efflux RND transporter periplasmic adaptor subunit, whose protein sequence is MKRGLAVLAGILVPAGVATFIALAIPSHEASAVVDPRQEAPMVRLVTAARVSGSERGFTGTIGARVESNLGFRVAGKIVERLVNVGEQVKSGQPLMRIDETDLRLAVTAKRNAVAAARAVVVQTDADERRYANLVSDGWTSKQRYEQAKAASDTAKAQLAAAEADAEVAENQATYSVLVADANGTVTQTLGEPGQVVAAGQAVVRLAQSGPREAVVALPETIRPAIGSLADASLYGSDGRRHSAHLRQLSDSADPQTRTYEARYVLDGEAAAAPLGATVTIRLASQDHQPEVQVPLGAVLDDGRTTGVWVFDSATSTVRLQPVKLLRVTSETAVISGSKSGDQIVSLGAHLLHEGARVRTAPENRSN, encoded by the coding sequence ATGAAAAGGGGTCTTGCGGTGCTCGCGGGTATTCTGGTCCCAGCTGGGGTGGCAACCTTCATTGCTCTCGCGATTCCCTCCCATGAAGCCTCCGCGGTCGTTGACCCCAGGCAGGAGGCCCCGATGGTCCGTCTCGTCACGGCCGCGCGGGTCAGCGGATCCGAACGAGGGTTTACCGGCACGATCGGCGCGCGCGTGGAGAGCAATCTCGGTTTTCGCGTCGCCGGTAAGATCGTCGAACGGCTCGTGAATGTCGGTGAGCAGGTCAAATCCGGGCAGCCCTTGATGCGGATCGACGAAACCGACCTGCGCCTCGCGGTCACAGCGAAGCGCAATGCGGTCGCCGCGGCGCGTGCAGTTGTCGTTCAGACCGACGCCGACGAGCGGCGCTACGCCAACTTGGTGAGCGACGGATGGACTTCGAAGCAGCGCTACGAACAGGCGAAGGCCGCATCGGACACCGCCAAAGCGCAGCTTGCCGCGGCGGAAGCCGACGCAGAGGTTGCGGAGAACCAGGCGACCTATTCGGTCCTGGTGGCGGATGCGAACGGAACGGTCACCCAGACGCTTGGCGAGCCGGGGCAAGTCGTCGCCGCCGGCCAGGCGGTGGTTCGGCTGGCACAGTCCGGTCCTCGCGAAGCTGTGGTCGCGCTTCCCGAAACGATCCGGCCGGCGATTGGTTCGCTTGCCGATGCAAGCCTCTATGGGAGCGATGGGCGCCGCCACAGCGCGCATCTGCGCCAGTTGTCGGATTCCGCAGATCCCCAGACCCGCACCTATGAGGCCCGCTACGTGCTCGATGGTGAGGCTGCGGCGGCACCGCTCGGCGCAACGGTCACTATTCGGCTTGCAAGCCAGGATCATCAGCCGGAGGTTCAGGTGCCGCTAGGAGCCGTGCTCGATGACGGCCGAACGACCGGCGTTTGGGTCTTCGACAGCGCGACCTCAACCGTTCGCCTGCAGCCCGTCAAGCTTCTGCGTGTGACCAGCGAAACGGCCGTTATCTCCGGATCGAAGTCCGGTGACCAGATTGTTTCCCTCGGCGCACATCTTCTGCACGAGGGCGCCCGCGTCAGGACCGCGCCGGAAAACAGGAGCAACTGA
- a CDS encoding lactate 2-monooxygenase, with protein sequence MGHYGDYQTEIYFGGLGGKLPKLPVGFRELEARAHAAMAPGLVAYVAGGCGNEHTQNVNVSAFEQWGLMPRMLVGAAKRDLSIDLFGMRFPTPLFLSPIGVIGLCSQDMHGDIATAKAAHKAGVPMMASTFSIDPLETVAAEFGDTPGFFQLYTPTDREVAESLVRRAEAAGFKALVVTLDTWITGWRPRDLDLANFPQFHGDVLSNYFSDPVFRGRLQKPPEEDLPAAIMQWGKIFGNPLTWNDLPWLRSLTKLPLVLKGICHPDDARRAIDAGVDGIFCSNHGGRQANGGIAAVDLLPGIVRASGDTPVLFDSGIRSGTDVVKALALGATAVGIGRPYAYGLALDGVDGIVHVLRCILAEADLLMAVDGYPRIADLQPSALLAVR encoded by the coding sequence TTGGGTCACTACGGCGACTATCAGACCGAAATCTATTTCGGCGGTCTCGGCGGCAAGCTGCCGAAACTGCCGGTCGGCTTCCGCGAATTGGAGGCCCGCGCGCATGCGGCGATGGCTCCCGGGCTCGTGGCCTATGTAGCCGGCGGCTGCGGCAACGAGCATACGCAGAACGTCAATGTCTCGGCATTTGAGCAATGGGGTTTGATGCCTCGCATGCTGGTTGGTGCTGCGAAGCGAGACCTGTCAATCGATCTGTTCGGGATGCGGTTTCCTACTCCGCTCTTCTTGAGTCCAATCGGCGTCATCGGATTATGCTCGCAAGACATGCACGGTGACATTGCGACCGCGAAGGCCGCGCATAAGGCCGGCGTGCCGATGATGGCGTCGACCTTCAGCATCGATCCCCTTGAGACGGTGGCCGCCGAATTCGGAGATACGCCGGGTTTCTTTCAGCTCTATACGCCCACCGATCGGGAAGTTGCGGAGAGCCTGGTCCGTAGGGCCGAGGCGGCAGGATTCAAGGCGCTCGTGGTCACTTTGGATACATGGATCACCGGGTGGCGCCCGCGGGACCTCGACCTGGCGAATTTCCCTCAGTTTCACGGGGACGTTCTTAGCAACTATTTTTCGGATCCCGTGTTTCGCGGCAGGCTGCAGAAGCCTCCCGAGGAAGATCTTCCGGCCGCAATCATGCAATGGGGGAAAATCTTCGGAAATCCTCTGACTTGGAACGATCTTCCCTGGTTGCGTTCCCTGACCAAGCTTCCCCTCGTGCTCAAAGGCATCTGCCACCCTGATGATGCCCGGCGTGCGATCGATGCGGGGGTCGACGGCATCTTTTGCTCCAACCACGGCGGCCGCCAGGCAAACGGCGGCATTGCGGCGGTGGATCTGCTGCCCGGCATTGTCAGGGCCTCCGGCGACACGCCCGTTCTGTTCGACTCTGGGATACGATCAGGCACGGATGTTGTTAAAGCGTTGGCTCTGGGCGCGACGGCCGTCGGAATCGGCCGACCGTATGCCTACGGACTCGCGCTTGATGGAGTCGACGGGATCGTTCACGTGCTGCGATGCATTTTGGCGGAGGCGGACTTGCTGATGGCCGTCGATGGATACCCTCGAATCGCCGATCTTCAACCGTCCGCGCTGCTGGCGGTTCGCTGA
- a CDS encoding TetR/AcrR family transcriptional regulator: MRVSRTQAAENRQTVINVASRLFRERGFDGIGLKDLMKGAGLTQGAFYKQFASKEDLAVEASRRALESASGRWSDAAAAHPDDPLGAVIGFYLSGDHRGEKMDGCPIVALGSDAARQGPEVKAEFEAGIKAHLDVLDRFLGGAGDEASRSKAMAILATMVGAVTLSRTINDPDLAQAVLDAAAKQVRDAAAA, translated from the coding sequence ATGCGAGTGAGTCGCACACAGGCGGCTGAGAACCGCCAAACCGTGATCAATGTGGCCAGCCGCCTTTTCAGGGAGCGCGGCTTTGATGGCATCGGCCTCAAGGATCTGATGAAGGGGGCCGGGCTGACCCAAGGCGCCTTCTACAAGCAGTTCGCATCAAAAGAGGATCTGGCGGTGGAGGCGTCCAGGCGCGCATTGGAAAGCGCATCCGGCCGATGGTCGGACGCGGCCGCGGCACATCCTGACGATCCACTCGGCGCAGTGATCGGGTTTTACCTCAGCGGCGATCATCGCGGAGAGAAGATGGACGGCTGCCCGATCGTGGCCCTCGGCTCGGATGCCGCCCGACAGGGCCCCGAGGTGAAGGCGGAATTCGAAGCAGGAATCAAAGCGCATCTCGACGTGCTCGACCGCTTTCTCGGCGGAGCTGGCGACGAGGCCTCCCGCAGCAAGGCCATGGCCATTCTCGCGACGATGGTCGGCGCGGTGACGCTATCGCGCACGATCAACGATCCTGATCTGGCTCAGGCCGTTCTGGATGCCGCGGCGAAACAGGTTCGAGACGCCGCTGCCGCTTGA
- a CDS encoding iron-containing alcohol dehydrogenase, whose protein sequence is MRKVGIHHFPEIDRVVYGKPAAEALNDEAVRLNANRVFLLVSRTLNTKTDEIEKIRRALGNKHVATFDGIAQHTTRKQAAEVACQANDAQADLIVAVGGGSAVDLAKIVIMAMEHDIRDEAGFDPFVMGPGVPFSPFRAPKVRQIAVPSTLNGGEYNAGALVTDERTKLKQIFFHPQMSPVAVILDPDLSLNTPMNLWMGSGTRSMDHGIEALCSPAGTPLADEVVLAGIRLLREGMLRTLQHPDDLEARRQSQQGSWLAAFGLQARVPMGASHGIGHVLGGTFDVPHYYCTPVIMPSLLRYNKAFTEDAQKRLAAALGSPDMEAGDAFAGFVKALGLPTRLADVGVGEDKFEKISKIAINHRFVQANPRPFKSEADIVDLLRMAA, encoded by the coding sequence ATGCGCAAGGTTGGGATACACCACTTTCCCGAAATCGATCGTGTAGTCTACGGCAAGCCTGCAGCTGAGGCCTTGAATGATGAAGCCGTGCGGCTGAATGCCAACCGCGTTTTCCTCCTGGTCAGCCGTACCTTGAATACGAAGACCGACGAGATCGAAAAGATTCGCCGCGCGCTCGGCAACAAGCATGTGGCGACCTTCGACGGAATTGCGCAGCACACGACCCGAAAACAAGCTGCTGAAGTCGCGTGTCAAGCGAACGACGCTCAAGCTGATCTGATCGTTGCCGTCGGTGGAGGTTCTGCCGTCGACCTCGCGAAGATCGTCATCATGGCCATGGAACATGATATCCGCGATGAGGCAGGTTTCGACCCGTTCGTTATGGGTCCCGGCGTGCCCTTCTCTCCATTCCGCGCGCCCAAGGTGCGGCAGATCGCAGTGCCATCGACGCTGAATGGCGGCGAATACAATGCCGGAGCGCTCGTCACGGACGAGCGCACCAAGCTGAAGCAGATATTCTTCCACCCGCAGATGTCACCCGTGGCAGTCATCCTTGATCCCGACCTGAGCCTCAATACGCCTATGAATCTGTGGATGGGATCCGGGACACGCTCGATGGATCACGGCATCGAAGCCCTGTGCTCGCCGGCTGGCACGCCATTGGCGGATGAAGTGGTCTTGGCGGGCATCCGTCTTTTGCGCGAGGGCATGCTCCGCACTCTGCAGCATCCGGATGATCTGGAAGCGCGACGCCAATCGCAACAAGGCTCGTGGCTCGCCGCTTTCGGTCTGCAGGCACGCGTTCCGATGGGGGCAAGCCACGGGATCGGACACGTGCTTGGCGGCACTTTCGATGTTCCTCACTATTACTGCACGCCCGTCATCATGCCGAGCCTGCTTCGGTACAACAAAGCCTTTACGGAGGATGCGCAGAAGCGCTTGGCGGCAGCTCTCGGCAGCCCCGATATGGAAGCTGGAGATGCTTTCGCCGGCTTCGTCAAAGCCCTCGGACTACCTACTCGTCTGGCCGACGTCGGCGTCGGCGAGGACAAGTTCGAGAAGATCAGCAAGATTGCGATCAATCACCGCTTCGTTCAAGCCAATCCGCGCCCGTTCAAGAGCGAAGCGGATATCGTCGATCTGCTGCGAATGGCCGCTTGA
- a CDS encoding efflux RND transporter permease subunit, with protein sequence MSFNLSALAVRERAVTLFFILLLAAAGAYAFFMLGRAEDPSFTIKTLTVTTVWPGATAREMQDQVAEPLEKRIQELTWYDRVETTTRPGYAYMTVTLKDSTPPSSVQEEFYQARKKLGDEARKLPSGVLGPFVNDEYSDVSFALYALKAKGMPMRELARQAETIRQDLLHVPGVKKINILGERPEQIFVEFSYAKLATLGVSATDIVAALQRQNTLTPAGSIDTKGPQVFIRVDGAYDSVQAIADTPIVAAGRTLKLSDIAEVRRGYEDPPTYIIRHQGEPTIMLAAVMQEGWNGLALGKALEERSAAIAGTLPLGMSLAKVSDQAVNITSAVDEFMMKFAMALGVVLLVSLLSLGWRVGIVVAAAVPLTLAVVFLIMLETGRFFDRITLGALILALGLLVDDAIIAIEVMVVKMEEGMDRISAAAYAWSHTAAPMLSGTLVTIAGFLPVGFARSTAGEYAGNIFWVVGFALIVSWIVAVIFTPYLGVKMLPAIKPVEGGHHAIYGTPNYRRLRGLITLAVRHKFLTCSIVAVAFALSIVGMSGVKQQFFPTSDRPEVLVEVRLPEGTSIETTTATVEKLEHWLHDQPEAKIVTSYVGQGAPRFFFAMAPELPDPAFAKIVVLTPDAEAREALKHRLRQTLSQGLAPEANVRVTQLVFGPYTPFPVEFRIMGPDPAQLYAISQKALEVMRGVHDARQANRDWGDRTPVLRFIPDQDRLNLIGLSPAEVGRQLQFLLTGIAVTQVREDIRNVPIVARSAGGERLDPSRLADFSLMSRDGRAIPLDQVGHSEIRLEEPIMKRRDRTPVVTIRSDINEATQPPEVSKEIRTALQPLIASLPAGYRIELGGSIEEATKANDALATIFPAMIAAMLIVIMLQVRSFSMMAMVVLTGPLGLVGVVPALLLFNQPFGFNAILGLIGLAGILMRNTLILTEQIKENLAAGLDDYHAVIEATVQRTRPVILTALAAVLAFIPLTHSVFWGSMAYTLIGGTAVGTVLILLFLPALYAAWFRVKPTADGTHAGTTEEAHAQPAMAAE encoded by the coding sequence ATGAGCTTCAATCTCTCCGCCCTCGCCGTTCGCGAACGCGCCGTCACCCTGTTCTTCATCCTCTTGCTGGCAGCCGCCGGCGCCTATGCCTTCTTCATGCTCGGGCGGGCCGAGGATCCGTCCTTCACCATCAAGACCCTGACGGTCACGACGGTCTGGCCGGGCGCGACGGCACGCGAGATGCAGGATCAGGTCGCCGAGCCCCTGGAGAAGCGAATTCAGGAACTGACCTGGTATGACCGGGTGGAGACGACGACGCGGCCCGGCTATGCCTACATGACGGTGACGCTGAAGGACAGCACGCCGCCATCGAGCGTGCAGGAAGAGTTCTATCAAGCCCGCAAGAAGCTGGGAGATGAAGCCCGCAAGCTGCCCTCCGGCGTGCTCGGCCCCTTCGTCAACGACGAATATTCGGACGTGAGCTTCGCCCTTTACGCGCTCAAGGCCAAGGGCATGCCGATGCGCGAGCTCGCCAGGCAAGCCGAGACCATCCGTCAGGACCTCCTGCACGTGCCCGGCGTCAAGAAAATCAACATCCTCGGCGAGCGTCCCGAACAGATCTTCGTCGAATTTTCCTATGCCAAGCTGGCAACCCTCGGCGTATCAGCAACGGATATCGTTGCCGCTTTGCAGCGGCAGAACACGTTGACACCGGCAGGCTCCATTGACACCAAGGGGCCGCAGGTCTTCATCAGGGTCGATGGCGCTTACGACAGCGTCCAGGCGATTGCCGACACGCCGATTGTCGCGGCCGGGCGGACGCTGAAGCTTTCCGACATTGCCGAGGTCCGCCGCGGCTACGAGGATCCGCCCACCTACATCATCAGGCACCAGGGTGAGCCTACCATCATGCTCGCAGCGGTGATGCAGGAGGGCTGGAATGGTCTGGCGCTTGGCAAGGCGCTGGAGGAACGGTCCGCAGCCATCGCCGGGACACTGCCGCTCGGGATGAGCCTGGCCAAGGTCAGCGACCAGGCCGTCAACATCACCTCGGCGGTCGACGAATTCATGATGAAATTTGCGATGGCGCTCGGCGTGGTGCTGCTGGTAAGCCTGCTGAGCCTCGGCTGGCGTGTCGGCATCGTCGTGGCGGCGGCAGTGCCCCTGACGCTCGCCGTCGTATTCCTCATCATGCTGGAAACCGGCCGGTTCTTCGACCGCATCACGCTCGGCGCCCTCATCCTGGCGCTCGGTCTCCTCGTTGACGACGCCATCATCGCGATCGAGGTCATGGTGGTGAAAATGGAAGAGGGCATGGACCGCATCTCGGCGGCGGCCTATGCGTGGAGCCACACCGCGGCGCCGATGCTATCTGGAACGCTCGTGACGATCGCGGGCTTCCTGCCGGTGGGTTTTGCGCGCTCGACGGCCGGCGAATACGCCGGAAACATCTTCTGGGTCGTGGGATTCGCCCTCATCGTCTCCTGGATCGTCGCGGTGATCTTCACCCCGTATCTTGGCGTCAAGATGCTGCCGGCGATCAAGCCGGTCGAGGGCGGCCACCATGCAATTTACGGCACGCCCAACTATCGGCGCTTGCGAGGTCTCATCACCCTCGCCGTCCGCCACAAATTCCTGACCTGCAGCATCGTCGCCGTCGCCTTCGCACTTTCCATCGTCGGCATGAGTGGCGTCAAGCAGCAGTTCTTCCCGACCTCGGATCGCCCGGAAGTGCTTGTGGAGGTTCGCCTGCCGGAAGGCACCAGCATCGAGACGACGACGGCCACCGTCGAGAAGCTCGAGCATTGGTTGCACGATCAACCCGAGGCCAAGATCGTCACGAGCTATGTCGGTCAGGGTGCGCCCCGCTTCTTCTTCGCGATGGCGCCCGAGCTGCCCGATCCGGCCTTCGCAAAGATCGTCGTCCTGACGCCTGACGCAGAGGCGCGCGAGGCTTTGAAGCACCGGCTCCGACAGACCCTGTCACAGGGCCTCGCACCCGAGGCCAATGTGCGCGTCACCCAACTCGTGTTCGGACCTTACACGCCCTTCCCGGTGGAGTTCCGGATCATGGGACCGGATCCCGCTCAATTGTATGCCATCTCTCAGAAGGCTCTCGAAGTCATGCGTGGCGTTCATGACGCACGGCAGGCAAATCGGGATTGGGGCGATCGCACGCCCGTGCTCCGCTTCATCCCGGATCAGGATCGGCTGAACCTGATCGGCCTTTCGCCGGCCGAGGTCGGCCGTCAACTCCAGTTCCTGCTCACCGGCATCGCCGTGACACAGGTTCGCGAGGACATCCGCAATGTCCCCATCGTGGCGCGTAGCGCTGGCGGCGAACGGCTGGATCCGTCGCGTCTGGCGGATTTCTCATTGATGAGCAGGGACGGCCGCGCGATTCCGCTCGACCAGGTCGGCCATTCCGAAATCCGGCTCGAAGAGCCGATCATGAAGCGGCGCGATCGCACGCCGGTCGTCACAATTCGTTCTGATATCAATGAGGCGACCCAACCTCCGGAGGTCTCCAAGGAAATCAGGACGGCCCTCCAGCCCCTGATCGCCTCCCTTCCCGCCGGGTATCGTATCGAGCTGGGCGGATCGATCGAGGAGGCAACCAAGGCCAACGACGCGCTCGCGACGATCTTTCCGGCCATGATTGCCGCCATGCTGATCGTCATCATGCTGCAGGTGCGATCCTTCTCGATGATGGCCATGGTCGTTCTGACGGGACCGCTCGGCCTCGTCGGCGTCGTGCCGGCACTGCTCCTCTTCAACCAGCCGTTCGGATTCAACGCGATCCTAGGCCTGATCGGACTGGCCGGCATCCTGATGCGCAACACTCTGATCCTGACCGAACAGATCAAGGAAAACCTTGCCGCCGGACTTGACGACTATCACGCCGTCATCGAGGCCACCGTGCAACGCACCAGGCCCGTGATCCTCACGGCGCTTGCTGCGGTGCTGGCCTTCATCCCGCTCACGCACTCCGTCTTCTGGGGATCGATGGCTTACACGCTGATCGGCGGCACCGCAGTCGGAACGGTGCTGATCCTGCTGTTCCTCCCGGCGCTCTATGCCGCGTGGTTCCGAGTCAAGCCGACCGCTGACGGGACGCATGCGGGAACGACGGAAGAGGCGCATGCACAACCGGCAATGGCTGCCGAATAG
- the panE gene encoding 2-dehydropantoate 2-reductase produces MRILVIGAGALGGYFGARLLAAGRDVTFLVRPARAEALRKKGLEVKSRTGDLYLVSPPTVISERLEGPYDLILLSCKAYDLDDAIRSFAPAVGDDTVIIPFLNGLRHIDVLNARFGKEKVFGGQCAISAALSSNGEILHLVDLHTLSFGEQDGKRSKRRDKIFAALSNANFDAEGSDDILQNMWEKWVFIATAAGVTCLMRASIGDIVAAGASGLIVKLLDECTKIAADAGFAPRPAYLERTRPLLTAPGSPLMASMLRDIEKGSRTEGDHVLGDLLGRAEHGADAVFLSAAYTHVKSYEARRTREALK; encoded by the coding sequence TTGCGGATACTGGTAATCGGAGCGGGAGCCCTAGGCGGCTATTTCGGAGCAAGGCTCCTGGCTGCCGGGCGCGATGTCACTTTCCTCGTCAGGCCAGCTCGCGCGGAGGCGCTTCGCAAGAAGGGGCTCGAGGTCAAGAGCCGGACCGGCGATCTATATCTGGTATCCCCGCCGACCGTGATCTCCGAACGGCTCGAGGGGCCCTACGATCTGATCTTGTTGAGTTGCAAGGCCTACGATCTCGACGATGCAATACGGTCCTTCGCGCCTGCGGTTGGAGACGACACCGTCATCATCCCGTTCTTGAACGGCCTGCGTCATATTGACGTACTGAACGCCCGCTTTGGGAAGGAGAAGGTGTTCGGAGGTCAATGCGCCATCTCCGCGGCACTTTCCAGCAACGGCGAGATACTCCATCTCGTCGATCTGCATACGCTCAGCTTCGGCGAGCAGGACGGGAAGCGATCGAAGCGCCGCGACAAGATCTTCGCGGCATTATCGAACGCGAATTTCGATGCCGAAGGCAGCGATGACATCCTGCAGAACATGTGGGAGAAATGGGTGTTCATCGCCACCGCCGCGGGCGTGACCTGCCTGATGCGCGCCTCGATCGGAGACATCGTCGCCGCCGGTGCTTCGGGACTTATCGTGAAGCTTCTCGATGAATGCACCAAGATTGCCGCGGACGCCGGCTTTGCGCCTCGTCCAGCCTATTTGGAGCGCACGCGACCGCTCCTCACGGCGCCCGGATCTCCGCTGATGGCGTCCATGCTGCGCGACATCGAGAAAGGATCGCGGACAGAAGGCGACCACGTTCTGGGCGACCTCCTGGGACGGGCGGAACATGGCGCGGATGCCGTGTTTCTCAGCGCGGCCTACACCCATGTGAAGTCTTACGAGGCGCGTCGCACGAGAGAAGCCCTCAAGTAG
- a CDS encoding alpha/beta fold hydrolase, translated as MTALADLFPGFASVNAETSSGRIFARVGGKGPPLLLLHGFPQTHAMWHHLAPALAERFSLVIADLPGYGASDVPTTDANHTPYTKRAMARTMVEVMESLGHSRFSLAGHDRGGRVGYRLALDHPERLSRLVVLDILPTYNYWTNLSRLSALRIYHWTFLAQPHPLPETLISRDPDGFFGPVFAEGFDPRAVEHYLSALRDPERVHGLCEDYRAGAYADFEHDKSDLDAGRKITMPLHVIWGSRGIAAAGAQPLIIWSHWAKQVTGEAVEAGHFLCEEAHDATQRAILKFLAG; from the coding sequence ATGACTGCTCTCGCTGATTTATTCCCCGGCTTTGCGTCGGTGAATGCCGAAACAAGTTCGGGTCGCATCTTTGCGCGCGTTGGCGGCAAGGGGCCGCCGCTTCTCCTGTTGCATGGATTTCCTCAAACCCATGCGATGTGGCATCATTTGGCGCCGGCGCTCGCCGAACGGTTTTCGCTCGTCATCGCCGACCTTCCAGGATACGGCGCATCCGACGTTCCCACGACTGATGCAAACCATACTCCCTACACGAAACGGGCAATGGCCCGAACGATGGTCGAGGTGATGGAAAGTCTCGGCCACTCTCGTTTCTCCTTGGCCGGCCATGACCGGGGAGGACGTGTCGGCTATCGTTTGGCGCTCGATCATCCGGAACGACTTTCGCGGCTCGTCGTCCTCGACATTTTGCCTACTTACAATTACTGGACGAATCTAAGCCGTCTTTCGGCGCTTCGCATCTATCATTGGACGTTTCTGGCTCAGCCCCATCCTTTACCCGAAACGCTGATCTCGCGAGACCCAGACGGATTCTTCGGCCCGGTGTTCGCGGAGGGTTTCGATCCCAGGGCCGTGGAACACTACCTAAGCGCGTTGCGCGATCCCGAGCGCGTGCATGGGCTTTGCGAAGACTACCGAGCCGGCGCCTATGCGGACTTCGAGCATGACAAGAGCGATCTTGATGCCGGTCGAAAGATCACGATGCCCCTTCATGTGATCTGGGGAAGCCGAGGTATCGCCGCGGCGGGCGCTCAGCCGCTGATCATTTGGAGCCATTGGGCAAAGCAGGTCACAGGAGAAGCAGTCGAGGCCGGTCACTTCCTGTGCGAGGAAGCTCACGACGCCACGCAGAGAGCTATCCTGAAGTTCCTTGCGGGTTAA